Part of the Sinorhizobium terangae genome is shown below.
GCCACCAGCGAGGCGAAGCCTGCTGAAACCGAGGTCGCTCAGGCAGCCACGCCCCCGGCGGCCAAGGTTGAACTGCCACAGTCGGAAGGCAGCGTCGACGTGAAGAAGCTGCTCGAACCGGGCGCGCTGCCGGAAATGGCTCTGGGTGAAGCCAATGCGCCGGTGACGATCGTCGAATACATGTCGATGACCTGCCCGCACTGCGCGAACTTCCACAACAAGACCTTCGACGCGATCAAGGCGAAGTATGTCGACAGCGGCAAGGTCCGCTTCATCGTGCGCGAATTCCCGTTCGATCCGCGCGCCGCCGCGGCTTTCATGCTGGCACGCTGCGCGCCCGAGGGGCAGTATTTCCCGATGATCTCGATGCTGTTCAAGCAGCAGGAGCAGTGGGCCGCAGCGCAGAACGGCCGCGATGCGCTCCTGCAGATGTCGAAACTCGCCGGTTTTACACAGGAGAGCTTCGAGGCCTGCTTGACGAACCAAAAACTTCTGGATGATGTGAATGCAGTGATGCAGAGGGGCGCCAAGGATTTCGGCGTCAAGTCGACGCCGACCTTCTTCGTCAATGGTGAGCACTATTCGGGGGACATGTCGGTTGACGTTATGTCGGCCCTCATCGACAGCAAGCTCTGATCCTTCGCTTATTCGAATGGCGGGCGACGGCGGCAGCCGTGCGCCCGTTTTTTGCATTCGGTGCTTACAGCAAGTGAGGGCATCGCATGCCTCACGTTGATGTTTTGCCGAGAACCCGCGCCAATGCGCGCCGCATGCGCAGTGCGATGACAGATGCAGAACTCAAGCTCTGGAACGAGTTGCGTGCGCACCGCCTGATGGGGCTAGGCTTTCGCCGGCAGGTTCCGATTGCCGGCTACGTTGTTGATTTTGCATGCGCCGAGCATCGGCCGATCGTCGAGGTAGACGGTTCACAGCATGCGAGAGCAGGGGATATCGATTACGACCGGCAGCGTACCCAGCGTCTGGAGGCGGACGGTTGGACGGTACTGCGTTTCTGGAATGATGACGTGCTGCGCGATATCGATAATGTGTGTGAGCACATCGTGCGCGTGATCGGGGAGGGGGCATTCGAGTGATGCATTCGTGGCCCACCCCCCTCTGCCCTGCCGGGCATCTCCCCTACAAGGGGGGAGATCGGCGAGCGGCAACGCCCCGCTTCACCAGCAGGCCACCGTATTGGTTCATCCCTGGCGTGGTCTCGGCACACGCGATGTTATCGCGGGGCAGGGCTGCGCTTCTGGCCAATCTCCCTCCTTGTGGGGGAGATGCCCGGCAGGGCAGAGGGGGGTACCGCACGGCTCCTGCAGCCGATGTATTCGGCAGAGGGGGGTACCTGCCGTCCGCCCCAGCGTCCCGCCCATGAAGTTCAACAAGCTCCGCCTGCTCGGCTTCAAGTCCTTCGTCGAACCGACCGAATTCGTTATCGAGCGCGGCCTGACCGGCGTCGTCGGGCCAAACGGCTGCGGCAAGTCGAACCTTGTCGAGGCGCTGCGCTGGGTGATGGGCGAAAACTCCTACAAGAACATGCGCGCCTCCGGCATGGATGACGTGATCTTTTCCGGCTCTGGAAACCGGCCGGCGCGCAACACGGCTGAGGTCGGCCTTTATCTCGACAATGGCGATCGCACCGCACCCGCCGCTTTCAACGACAGCGACGAGATCCAGGTGACCCGCCGCATCGAGCGCGAGCAGGGTTCGGTCTACCGCATCAACGGCAAGGAAGCGCGTGCCAAGGACGTGCAGCTGCTGTTTGCCGACGCATCGACCGGCGCCCGCTCGCCATCGATGGTCGGGCAGGGGCGGATCGGCGAACTGATCGCCGCCAAGCCTCAGGCCCGCCGTCAGCTGCTCGAAGAGGCGGCCGGTATCTCCGGCCTGCATTCCCGCCGCCATGAGGCGGAACTGCGCTTGCGGGCGGCCGAGACCAATCTCGAGCGGCTCGACGACGTGACGTCCCAGCTCGAAAGCCAGATCGAGAGCCTGAAGCGCCAGTCCCGCCAGGCCAACCGCTTCAAGATGCTGTCGGCCGATATTCGCCGGCACGAGGCGATCCTCTTCCATATCCGCTGGGTGCAGGCCAAAGAGGCGGAAGCCGAGGCGACAAGCCAGCTGAACGAGATCACCGCACTGGTCGCCGAAAAGGCGCAAATACAGATGGAAGCGGCGAAGGCCCAAGCGATCGCCAGCCTCAAACTGCCGGAGCTGCGCGAGAACGAGGCGAAGCTCGCGGCGGCGCTGCAGCGCCTGCAGATCGCCCGTTCGCAGCTTGAAGAGGATGCCGGCCGAATCCTCAGGCGCCGCGATGAATTGCAGCGCCGGCTGGCGCAACTCGCCGAGGATATTGCGCGCGAGGAGCGGCTGGTCGCAGACAATGCCGGCATTCTCGCACGCCTCGACGAGGAGGAAGCGGAGCTTCGTGACGTGCTGGCGGAGGCGGATGACCGCGCCGGCGAGACGCGCGAACGGCTCGATGCTGCCAACGAGGCTTTGGCGATCAGCGAAGCCGAGCTCGCACGGCTGACGGCCGAGCGTGCCGAGGCGCAGGCGGGTCGCAATCAGATCGAAAGAACGCTTCGCGATCTCTCAGAACGCCAGGCGCGCCTCGTCCGCCAGCTTTCCGATCAGACACGCGATCTCGATGATCTCGACCGGCAAATGGCGGCGCTTCCCGATCCGCATGAAAAGCAGGGACAGGTGGAGGTCGCGGAGGCTGCACTGGAGGAAGCCGAAGCGGCCGTCGTCTCCATTGAGGAGGCGCTCGCCCACGCCCGTGCCGACGAGGCTGCTGCCCGCCCGCCGGTCGATGAGGCGCGTGCAGCGTTGAATGGCATCGAAGCCGAGGCACGCACGATCCGCCGGATGCTGGAGGCGGCCGGCGGCGGCGCCTATCCGGCGATCGTCGAGGAGATGAAGGTCGAACGCGGCTTCGAGACGGCCCTTGGTGCGGCGCTCGGCGACGACCTTGATTCGCCATTGGACCAGGCGGCGCCCGCACATTGGCGAATGCCCGGCGATCATTCTGCCGATCCGCCCTTACCGGCAGGTGCCGTGCCGCTTGACGGCTATGTGCGCGCACCGGATGCGCTCAAGCGGGCGCTTGGCCAGATCGGGATCATCGAAAGCGAAGCGGAGGCGGAGCGCCTGCTACCGCTTTTGAAGACCGGCCAGCGCCTGGTGACAAAGGAAGGCGCGGTCTGGCGCTGGGACGGGCACGTGACGGGGTCGGAGGCGCCGAGCGCCGCAGCCTTGCGGCTCGCGCAGAAGAACCGGCTTCTCGAACTCGAGAGCGAGACCGAGGATGCGACCGAAGCGCTGCGGCGGGCCGAAGCCGATCTCACCGCGGCCGGTGCACGCATCCGTGCCGAGGATGAGCGGCTGCGGCTTGCGCGCGATGCCCAACGCATGATCGGCCGTCAACTTGCCGAGGCGCGGGAAGCGCTGGCTGCAGCCGAGCGTGCCTCGGGCGATCTCGCCCGCCGCCGCGCCGTTCTTGCCGAAACCAGGCTTCAACTGCAGGGGCAGGTCGAGGAGGCGGCAGAACAGATCGAGGCGGCCAACGACGCGCTCGCCACAACCCCGGATCTCTCCGAACTTGAGCTCAATCTGCGCAACCAGACGACGGCGGTTGCCGCCGATCGCGCCGCAGTCGCGGAGGCGCGTGCTGCCCATGACAGTCTCGCCCGCGAGAACGAGATGCGCTTGCGCCGCCTTTCGGCAATCGCCGCGGAGCGCGAGACGTGGCGGGCGAGGGCAGCGAGCGCCGAGCAACATATCGACACGCTGCGCGAGCGCGAGGCCGAAGCGCGGGACGAAGTCGAAGAATTGGTGGCTGCGCCCGACGAGTTCGAGCACAAGCGCCGCGCGTTGATGAACGAACTGCAGAAGGCGGAGGCTTCGCGCCGCGAAGCGGCCGACGTTCTCGCCGAAGCTGAAGGCCGCCAGCGGGAGGCGGATCGAGCTGCCGCTGCTGCGCTTTCGGATCTAGCCGAGGCCCGGGAAAAGCGCGGTCGCGCGGAAGAGCGCCTGGTCTCGGCCCGCGAGCGTCGCGTCGAGATCGAGGCGCGCATTCACGAGGGCCTTGCCTGCGCGCCGCACGAGGTGATGCGCTTGACCGGACTTGCCGCCGACGAGGCGCTGCCCGGCATGCACGGCGTCGAGCGCGAGCTCGAACGGCTGAAGATCGAGCGGGAACGGCTCGGCGCCGTCAATCTTCGCGCCGAGGAAGAGCAGAAGGAACTCTCCGAACGCCTGGCGGCGATCCTCAAGGAGCGCGACGACGTCATCGAGGCGATCCGCAAGCTCCGCAGCGCCATCCAGAACCTCAATCGCGAGGGGCGCGAGCGGCTGATCGCCGCCTTCGATGTGGTCAACGGGCAG
Proteins encoded:
- a CDS encoding DsbA family protein, which produces MSASEKSLSKRLLGGAAVAALALMLAACSEEKKETASTAPTETSATTEATTTASTPAAPAATSEAKPAETEVAQAATPPAAKVELPQSEGSVDVKKLLEPGALPEMALGEANAPVTIVEYMSMTCPHCANFHNKTFDAIKAKYVDSGKVRFIVREFPFDPRAAAAFMLARCAPEGQYFPMISMLFKQQEQWAAAQNGRDALLQMSKLAGFTQESFEACLTNQKLLDDVNAVMQRGAKDFGVKSTPTFFVNGEHYSGDMSVDVMSALIDSKL
- a CDS encoding endonuclease domain-containing protein, whose product is MPHVDVLPRTRANARRMRSAMTDAELKLWNELRAHRLMGLGFRRQVPIAGYVVDFACAEHRPIVEVDGSQHARAGDIDYDRQRTQRLEADGWTVLRFWNDDVLRDIDNVCEHIVRVIGEGAFE
- a CDS encoding chromosome segregation SMC family protein, with amino-acid sequence MKFNKLRLLGFKSFVEPTEFVIERGLTGVVGPNGCGKSNLVEALRWVMGENSYKNMRASGMDDVIFSGSGNRPARNTAEVGLYLDNGDRTAPAAFNDSDEIQVTRRIEREQGSVYRINGKEARAKDVQLLFADASTGARSPSMVGQGRIGELIAAKPQARRQLLEEAAGISGLHSRRHEAELRLRAAETNLERLDDVTSQLESQIESLKRQSRQANRFKMLSADIRRHEAILFHIRWVQAKEAEAEATSQLNEITALVAEKAQIQMEAAKAQAIASLKLPELRENEAKLAAALQRLQIARSQLEEDAGRILRRRDELQRRLAQLAEDIAREERLVADNAGILARLDEEEAELRDVLAEADDRAGETRERLDAANEALAISEAELARLTAERAEAQAGRNQIERTLRDLSERQARLVRQLSDQTRDLDDLDRQMAALPDPHEKQGQVEVAEAALEEAEAAVVSIEEALAHARADEAAARPPVDEARAALNGIEAEARTIRRMLEAAGGGAYPAIVEEMKVERGFETALGAALGDDLDSPLDQAAPAHWRMPGDHSADPPLPAGAVPLDGYVRAPDALKRALGQIGIIESEAEAERLLPLLKTGQRLVTKEGAVWRWDGHVTGSEAPSAAALRLAQKNRLLELESETEDATEALRRAEADLTAAGARIRAEDERLRLARDAQRMIGRQLAEAREALAAAERASGDLARRRAVLAETRLQLQGQVEEAAEQIEAANDALATTPDLSELELNLRNQTTAVAADRAAVAEARAAHDSLARENEMRLRRLSAIAAERETWRARAASAEQHIDTLREREAEARDEVEELVAAPDEFEHKRRALMNELQKAEASRREAADVLAEAEGRQREADRAAAAALSDLAEAREKRGRAEERLVSARERRVEIEARIHEGLACAPHEVMRLTGLAADEALPGMHGVERELERLKIERERLGAVNLRAEEEQKELSERLAAILKERDDVIEAIRKLRSAIQNLNREGRERLIAAFDVVNGQFQRLFTHLFGGGTAELQLIESDDPLEAGLEILARPPGKKPQTMTLLSGGEQALTAMALIFAVFLTNPAPICVLDEVDAPLDDHNVERYCNLMDEMAASTETRFIIITHNPITMARMNRLFGVTMAEQGVSQLVSVDLQTAERLREVV